The segment ACGTCTCGATGAGCGACCCGCTCAGATTCTTGGTGTACAAATCCCAATTGATACTGGAATTGTGTACTTGTCAGAATCTGTGTCTGAACTGACTTTTCAACGTCCTGACAAGGTTTCTGAACGAATGATTTCCTCCAAAGTCAGTGGTAGCCAATCGTCATTTAGTTTTAATCAAGCATCTCAAACTTTGTTTTCAGTTTATGACAATATCCTCACAGTAGATGGACTCACAGAACGTGGTTTTGTGTCCCCTCTCGCCAAAAACGCCTTCTTTTTCTATGATTACAAATTGGAAGGCGTCATCTCAGAAGGAGATCATCTCATCAACAAAATCAGGGTGTACCCCAAAAGAAAAGCAGACCCTACATTTGAAGGATACTTGTACATCATCGAAGATCTATGGAGGGTGTCTAGCTTGGAACTCACCCTAACCAAAGAACATCAAATGGAATTTTTGGATGTGTTGACTGTCAAGCAAGTACATGCACCTGTGGCAGATAGTACTTGGGTGATGTTTTCGCAAAACTTTGAGTTCTATCTCAACACCTTTGGGTTCAAGGGATCTGGCTACTTTTCTGCCATCTATTCAGACTACCGTGTGGAATTAAATCCCACCTACTACCAAAAAAGAGAAAATCCTAGTATCCAAATCGACAGCACCGCACGACCCAAAAAGCTGAAATCTTTTAACAAAAATGATGTCAAAAACGAAATCCTCAAGATAGAAAAAGGATCCAACGAGCGAAATGATGAGTACTGGGACAAAGTCCGACCCATCCCACTTACAGCCATCGAAAAAAAAGACTATCAGATCAAAGGTCAATTTGAACAGTTTAAAAAAACCAGCGTCTACAAAGATTCAACAGATAAAATTCACAACAGAATCACGTTAGGAAAACTAGCCTATAGTGGCTATCGCTACCACAACAGTGTCAAACAGTATAGTCTGAGTACTCCCGCATTGTATCAATTCATACAATACAATACTGTCGAGGGAATATTATTCAATCTCAGGGTAAAATACAGCCAACAAAACAATGGAAATACAATAAGAGATATAACTCCTGAATTGCGCTATGGATTGGCTAGCGATCATTTGTACGGTCAATTAAAATACAAACAATATCTCAATCGGTCAAAATTCGAAGAATTAAGCATCCATGGTGGTCATTTCGTGAGGCAGTTCAATGGTGACAATCCCATCACTCCGTTGATCAATTCAATTTCAACGATGGTATTTCGCAACAATTATATCAAGTTGTATGAAAGCACATTTATGGATTTGGGCTACCAACAGGAACTACTCAATGGTTTTTTTATCAAACCCCGTTTGCTCTATGCGCAGAGAAATGAACTCACAAACAACACCGACTATTCATGGTTTTTTAGAGAGAAAAAAGATTTTACTCCTAATACTCCAGAAAAATATCTCGGGACAGGATTACCAATTTGACGAGCATGAAGCCCTTATTTTTGATCTGGATGTCTCGATCAGATTTGCTCAGAAATTCATTACTCTCCCTGACAAAAAAATAATTGTAAGCAACAAATACCCTAAACTTAACATCCATTATTCTAAAGGAATTGCTGCAATTGGTGCACCGATCAATTATGACCTTTTGGAAATCAAGGTAGAAAATGATTTGAAATTAGGACTCTGGGGTACGAGCGTATGGAACATCGAGACTGGACTGTTTCTCAATACCCATCACATGGAATTCATAGACTATAAGCACTTCAACACAAACGCCTCCGTATTCACTGGATTTCAGGATGACTATTTTGAACTGCTAGACTATTATTATTACAGTACCAACGGGCATTGGATAGAGGGGCACTTCACCCATCACTTCAATGGATTCTTGTTCAACAAGCTTCCATTGTTGCGAAAAAGCAAAGTCCAAGCCATTGCCTCCTTGCACTACCTTCATACCGACTCTATCAACAATTATCTGGAATTAGGAGTAGGTATAGAACATATATTCAAACTATTCAGAGTCGATTATTTCAACTCTATCATGGAAGGAAAACACCAGTCTCAAGGTATTCGGCTTGGGCTTGGGTTTTGATGACCCAAGCCCAAAAGTCTAGTTGGCTAAACCTTAGACTTTAGACAAAAGCATCATCATCCTATTTCCTTGCCATCTTCTAAATGCTCAAACCAGATACACCAAAGGACATCGTTTCTGCTCCAGCTGTGCCTTATGAATTACTCTTGGCTTCTCTCTTTGATTTTATTCAAAAAATGGTCTTGAAACATCCAAGTAAAGTCTGGTGAGATATCAAGTTCCTCTCCTATAAAATTGGCTTTGAAGCATACCACATTGTTGAACTGCTCAGCCTCATGACCCAAGTATTCCTCCAATTCGCTAGGAGGCATGATATGGAGACTCGGCACATGACCAAACAGATCTACATCCAGATAGTTGGAAAACTGGGTAATCACTGATGCCGCGACGATGTTGTCCAATTCGGTCAAAAAACCCTCACTCAACTGTGCTGCCTCCACGGAAGAGCTCTGTTGAAAAGCTGCTGGTAGGCAGGTCTCATTGATTTTGGCGATCTCCTCTGCAGTAAAAATCAAATGGCACACCCCCTTGAGTTCACCAATCAGACCTGTACGTAGTAAATAATAGTTGTCAGACGCATTGGCACGAGTTTTACTCATCACTGCCTGAAACGAATCATACCCGTAATCGATCTTCTTGATGGCAATCGGTGTTTTCAAAATACTTGATAATGTAAGGGAAGCGCAATCCAGCCCTTCTTTGATCAAATTGGTAGCAATCTGATGTTCCTTACCTTGTAGTTGCTCTATCATCATGTTGTTGGTTGATGGTTTATATTTTTCATTTTATTCAATAGACTAATCATTGCTTGCGGGATATCATCTAAGGAGCATACTTGGTCAACAGCTCCGAGTTTGATCGCCTCCATCGGCATCCCAAACACGACACAGCTGCTTTCATCCTGTGCGATGGTATAGCTGTTGGCACCTTTCATTTCCAGCAACCCTGCCGCACCATCCTTGCCCATACCAGTGAGGATGACACCAATGGCTCTGCTTTTGATCACATTCGCAGCAGACCTAAACAAGACATCCACAGAGGGTTTGTGTCCTGACACTTTCTCACCTCCCAACAGCTTGACCCGATAGCCCGCCCCATGCTTTTCAGCGGTCAGATGCTGATCACCTGGTGCTACATAAGCATGACCTGACTGTAGCTTTTCACCATCTATGGCCTCTGTGACAGTCATTGAGCAAACATCATTGAGATACCTAGCATACTGTCCCGTAAACTCCACAGGCATGTGCTGTACAATCAAAATCGGAGGTAAATTATCCGGTAACCGAGCCAACAAATGCTTGACTGCCTGAGTCCCCCCAGCAGATGCTCCGATACATATGACCACATCCGTACTGGAAGTGGCTACCGAAGAGATCGCCATACGAGACACAGCATTTCTCTCAAAACTCGTGTTCTTGGTGGAGAGCTTTGAGCGACCTACTGTACGAATCACCTTGAGCAACCTTGCCTCCTGCATCAAAGTAGTCGTCATGTTCTTATAATCAATGATGGGTTTATCAATGACATCCACAGCACCATATTCCAATGCCTTGACACCTATCTCTGGATTTTTAGTGATCAGGGATGAAAATACAATCACAGGGATCGGATGTTGACTCATAAGTTTTTTCAGGAAAGTCAATCCATCCATGCGAGGCATTCTCACATCCAATATGATCACATTGGGTTTCACCTCTCTCATGATCTCTACTGCCTCGTAAGCATCCGATGCGGCCCCAATCACTTCCAAGTCTTCGCTCTGGGCAATGATAAACTCCAACATCCGCTGCACAGCACGAGAGTCGTCGATGATCAATATTTTTATCTTTTCCTTATTCACCCCCTGTCTGTTTAGCCTTCCCCACAAACTTCATTCTCACTACACCAGACACTGTGTCAAAGATGATTTTGCGTCCTCTCTGACCACCGGTATTATGTGCTACGAGTCTGATACCGTATTCTTTGAGCATATCTCGGGCGACCTCAGCGTTTCTATCTCCTATTCTCGCCGTAAAATCCACCTGATTGGCTCCTCCAAAAATCTTGGCGATCATATTTTCAGGTTTGCAATTCTTCCTGTACATTTCCTTGATCAAGCGCTCTATGGCAATGTTGCCAAATTTGACAGAGGCTAAACCTTGTCCATTCCAAAAAGGAAGCATATAATGATTGATCCCTCCAATTTTTTTGACTTGATCATAGAGACACACTGAGATGCATGACCCCAATACGGTGGTCACTTCAGTATGAGTAGTCCCTACGAAAAGGTTGGAAGGATACAGAAAGTGGGTCGCTATGGTCTCGACCTTACTCAAAATATTTCTTCGTTGGTATCAGAAAACAATTCGAAATCTTCCTCGAAAAGTGGCGATACATCTGAGGCATTTTCTATAGGCAGGATCACCGACACTACAGTTCCTTTCCCTATCTGAGACTCGATCTTCATCGTCCCATCCAGCAGATCGACCAGCGAATGTACAATGGACAGTCCCAAGCCATGACCTCCATAATTTTTGGTCGTCCCTGCGTCTAGCTGATTGAATCGATCATAAATATTGGCTCTGTCCTCGTCTGAGATACCTACTCCATTGTCACTCACTAAGAAAAGTAGATGATCCTCCATTTTGTTTAGTGCGACAGTCACTCTACCAGATGATGCATCGCAAAACTTATGGGCATTGGAAATCAAATTGGACAAAATAACAAGCAACTTATTTCGATCTGAAAGTATCGTTTGGTTCACATCTGCATCCATGACACAGTCAATTTGGTGGTCACCCATTTGACTCTGTACATGAGATATTGCCTCTGCCACTACCTCCGCACATCTGAATTTCTTGAGATCAATGTATGCCACTCCAGCCTCCAACTCTGCAGCCATAAACAAGTTTTGCATCTGAAAATTGAGTACAGATGCCTCTCTATAGATCAAGCGTGTATTCTTTTGAGCTGATTCTGTAGTCACACTGTCAGACAAATTCATGCGCAACAGTCCCATGATAGAAGTCATCGGATTGTTGATTTCATTTTTGATATTGGACAGAAAATGTGACTTCAATTTTTCGGATTGAAGCAACTTTTCGTTGACAGTTTTTAGATCCGCCATAAACTGCTTTTGCTCATCTAGGAGTCTGTTCTTCTCTTCAAACCGGAGGTTCAATTCATCGAGTAGTTGTTGATCAGATAGATTACTCATAGCGATTTTTGGTAAATTGTGGGTTTTATTAGTTTCAAGCTGGGTTCACTCTTGAACAGTGACTCTGAGTGGCCGAGGAAAAGATAGCCACCTGGTCTCAATCTTCTGACCAGACGTGAGATGACCTTGTCTTGGTTGGGGCGATCAAAATAGATCAGGACATTTCTACAAAAAATAATGTCATACATATCATCCAATAAGTACTCCTCATCCATCAGGTTGAGGCGACCAAAGCTGGTTTTGGCTCTCAACTCAGGTTTGACTCGCACAATTGGCTTGTTGGGGTCTTTACTCTTGAGAAAATAAGTTTGCTTCAAATAATGAGACAAATTGGCAATCCTGCTCATATTGTACACACCATTGACAGCTGTATGCAGGGCATCCACTGATATATCAGTCCCCATCACAGAATAAGAGCGGTGAGTAAGACTGTGTCTTTTCATATACTCCTCCATCACGATGGCTATGGTATAAATCTCCTCGCCCGTAGAGGCTGCCGAACTCCATATTTTGAGTTCACTGGCGCGTTTTTCTTCAAACAATCGTGGCAAAACCACTTCGTTCATAAAATCAAAATGAGCTGACTCTCTAAAAAAATCGGTTTTATTGGTCGACACGGCGTTGATCATGTGCACAACCTCCACTGTTTCTTCATTGCCCAATACCATGTCGATGTACTCAGCAAAACTGTTCAGGTTGAGTTCTTTGAGCCTTTTTTGAAGCCTCCCTTCTACCATCACTTTTTTGTGATCGGGAAGTTTGATTCCGTAATTGGCCGTGATGAATTCACTCAACTTCAAAAATTCACTTTGACTCAGTGTCTTTCGTGACAGCGGATTGGTAATGGTCTCTTTTAGGCTAGGTTTTTCCATTTTCATTCAATCAAAAGCTTTCGAATTCAGAATCTGAAACATCTGATGGTTTTCCCAAATCCAGATTGATTCCAGAGATGATTTTTTTGCTGGTATTTACGGTTGTTGTTGGCCTCCTAGCAGATACTTTTGGTGCCGCCACTACTGCTTTTCGTTCAGTTTTCACTGGTGTCACTGTTTTAGTCTTGAGTGGTGTAGATGCAGGAGTTGACACTTGTGGTTTTGCGCCTGCATTGGTGACTGATTTCAACTGTTGAATCGACTGACTATCCGTATTGCGTTCCTCTGTTTTGAAGTAGGAAAGCACTTGTGCCATCTGATCTGACAATTTGATCAGTCCTTCGGCATTGTTGGCCAATTCACTGAGATTAGAAGCATTGTTTTGTGCCACATCGTTCAATTTATGTACGGCACTGCTGATTTGCTCTGCACCGTTGTTTTGCTCGATGGTACTATTGGCGATTTCTCTGACCAATTTGGCGGTATTTTCGATCTCAGGTACGACGGTCTCTAGCATATCTGCTGATTCTGTTGCAGTAGCAACGCTGGACACTGATACCTGATCTATCTCATTGGCTGCTAACTGACTGCGTTCTGCCAAGCGACGTATCTCAGCTGCCACCACGGCGAATCCCTTGCCATGTTCTCCTGCTCTTGCTGCTTCTACGGCTGCATTCAAGGCCAAGAGGTTGGTTTGACGAGAGATCTCTCCGATAATCGATATTTTGTCAGTGATGATTTTCATAGACACCACCGTTTTCTTGACAGCATCATTGCTGTCTTTGATGCGCTGTGCACCTCTATTGGCGATCATTTCTGTTTCACGAGCGTTTCTGGTACTCTGCTCTAGGTTGGCTGCTATTTCTTCAATTGACGCGGATATTTCCTCCGCAGAACTCGCCTGTTCTGATCCTCCATCTGCAATGCTATGCGTGGTCTTGTTCATCTCATGACATGCTACGACCATAGATTTGCCGACTCCTTTGAGGGTTCCGATCAGGTTTCTAAAGTTGGTCGTCATCGTACTAAATCGATCAATCAAATCTCCCAATTCGTCATTGCTCACCTTGGTCACTTTGGCTTCCAAATCACCGTTCGCAAAGGTTTTGATGGTATTGAAGGCATGCTTTACAGATTTGGTCACTACTGACACTGTCCACAGAGAGATCAAAAAAGTAAAGATCAACGCTGCGACAATTGTATAAATAATCGTATAACGCATCCCCATTTTGTCTGTCAAAGAATATGCTGCCCAGTCCGTATTCAGTTGATCAACACTGGCGTCAATTTGTGCTGCAGAAGCCAGTAGCTTTTTCCTCAATCCTGAATTGTTGTCAAAACCAATGGCCTTTTCTACTTCATTGATCTCTACGACCAATCCTTTGATTTCATCCCATTCAGTGGTCAAATCTTCTTTGCCATTTGAAGCCACCTCGTCCATCAGCTGTAAAACACGGTTGACATCTCCTATGCTGACAGACTCTGTTTGTCTCTCAAAATAGGTCAATAGACTTGCTATTTCACTCTGCTTATAGTACGCACTGATAGCTGTTAATTTTTGATTCAAAGCACCAACCAAACCATTGTCAGCCGTACTCTTCTTCATGGAGGTCACTGACAACTGTGTCAAATCACTGTCGTACTGCTGTAGTTGCGATTCCATTTGGATCATATCATCGTCCAATCCATATTTCGATATCATTGGATTATTTTTCAACCATTCTACAGCATTGATGATCATTTGATGGTCGCTTTCCAATTGATTCAAAGAAGTGCTACTGCCCGTTTCATAAAATTTTGCAGTATTGATTTCGTGATAAATAAACTCATTTTGCGCACCGATCATTTTCACAGTATTGATAGATATGCCGTGCATCTCTACATCTACCTGATTGAGGCGATCCAGTTTGCCTATCACAGCAAAAAACACCCAAGCTATGATCAATAGCACCGCCAACATCGAAGCAGCGTAGACGATTAATTTGTTTTTGATGGTAAATCTCATATCTGTTAGTTTTTGTTGGTCGACTTCTTTTGGCCTTTGGCAACAGTGTTTTTACCTCCGCTGGCTTGCTCCTTCTCGTTTTCTATCTGTGTCTGAGTGATCGACTCCAATGCAATCACCTCGTTGACAGAGAATATTTGATCCAAATCCAGAATCATGGCATAATTGGCCTCTATAGAAAACATCCCGACTATGAATCGCTCGTATTCGTTGGTTTCAAACTTGGGTGCAGGGCGTACTTCATCCTTGACCAGGTCTATGACTTCCAATACTTCGTCTACCAAAATCCCGACAGCCAGCCTTTGTGCATTGGCGTTGATCTCTACGATGATCACACAAGTATCTATGGTAAATTCTGTAGGTTTCATCCCCAATTTCACTCTGGTATCTACGAGTGGCACCATATGGTTTCGTACATTGATTACACCACTCATGTATTCAGGCGCTTTGGGTATTTTTGAGATTTTGGGTACCTCGATGATTTCTATCACCTTGGTCACATTGACTGCAAAAAACTCCTTGTCCAGTCCAAAACTCAGCACATGCTGCGGTACCTGTGTATCGATTGCTACTGCTCCCATGACTATGCTTGTTTTGATTTTTTAGATTCCATTTCGTTGCTTGTCCCAAAATCATAATCCTCCAGAGAAAATACTTTGTCCAAATTGAGAAGCATGATGAATTTTTTATCCTTTTTGAACATCCCAGAGACATACTCTAGGTCAAACTTGGCATCTATACTGCGTGAACTTTGGATGCTATCCGCTGGTACAGACACTACCTCTTGTACCGCATCCACCAGCGTCCCCACCAGGGTCTTCTCTCCCTCCACCATCATCTCTATCACGATGATACAAGTATCGACCGTAGGCACTATGGGTGACAGCCC is part of the Reichenbachiella agarivorans genome and harbors:
- a CDS encoding chemotaxis protein CheD, encoding MSKVETIATHFLYPSNLFVGTTHTEVTTVLGSCISVCLYDQVKKIGGINHYMLPFWNGQGLASVKFGNIAIERLIKEMYRKNCKPENMIAKIFGGANQVDFTARIGDRNAEVARDMLKEYGIRLVAHNTGGQRGRKIIFDTVSGVVRMKFVGKAKQTGGE
- a CDS encoding protein-glutamate methylesterase/protein-glutamine glutaminase encodes the protein MNKEKIKILIIDDSRAVQRMLEFIIAQSEDLEVIGAASDAYEAVEIMREVKPNVIILDVRMPRMDGLTFLKKLMSQHPIPVIVFSSLITKNPEIGVKALEYGAVDVIDKPIIDYKNMTTTLMQEARLLKVIRTVGRSKLSTKNTSFERNAVSRMAISSVATSSTDVVICIGASAGGTQAVKHLLARLPDNLPPILIVQHMPVEFTGQYARYLNDVCSMTVTEAIDGEKLQSGHAYVAPGDQHLTAEKHGAGYRVKLLGGEKVSGHKPSVDVLFRSAANVIKSRAIGVILTGMGKDGAAGLLEMKGANSYTIAQDESSCVVFGMPMEAIKLGAVDQVCSLDDIPQAMISLLNKMKNINHQPTT
- a CDS encoding methyl-accepting chemotaxis protein codes for the protein MRFTIKNKLIVYAASMLAVLLIIAWVFFAVIGKLDRLNQVDVEMHGISINTVKMIGAQNEFIYHEINTAKFYETGSSTSLNQLESDHQMIINAVEWLKNNPMISKYGLDDDMIQMESQLQQYDSDLTQLSVTSMKKSTADNGLVGALNQKLTAISAYYKQSEIASLLTYFERQTESVSIGDVNRVLQLMDEVASNGKEDLTTEWDEIKGLVVEINEVEKAIGFDNNSGLRKKLLASAAQIDASVDQLNTDWAAYSLTDKMGMRYTIIYTIVAALIFTFLISLWTVSVVTKSVKHAFNTIKTFANGDLEAKVTKVSNDELGDLIDRFSTMTTNFRNLIGTLKGVGKSMVVACHEMNKTTHSIADGGSEQASSAEEISASIEEIAANLEQSTRNARETEMIANRGAQRIKDSNDAVKKTVVSMKIITDKISIIGEISRQTNLLALNAAVEAARAGEHGKGFAVVAAEIRRLAERSQLAANEIDQVSVSSVATATESADMLETVVPEIENTAKLVREIANSTIEQNNGAEQISSAVHKLNDVAQNNASNLSELANNAEGLIKLSDQMAQVLSYFKTEERNTDSQSIQQLKSVTNAGAKPQVSTPASTPLKTKTVTPVKTERKAVVAAPKVSARRPTTTVNTSKKIISGINLDLGKPSDVSDSEFESF
- a CDS encoding DUF5686 family protein; protein product: MNSQTTPTIHGFLERKKILLLILQKNISGQDYQFDEHEALIFDLDVSIRFAQKFITLPDKKIIVSNKYPKLNIHYSKGIAAIGAPINYDLLEIKVENDLKLGLWGTSVWNIETGLFLNTHHMEFIDYKHFNTNASVFTGFQDDYFELLDYYYYSTNGHWIEGHFTHHFNGFLFNKLPLLRKSKVQAIASLHYLHTDSINNYLELGVGIEHIFKLFRVDYFNSIMEGKHQSQGIRLGLGF
- a CDS encoding chemotaxis protein CheW, encoding MGAVAIDTQVPQHVLSFGLDKEFFAVNVTKVIEIIEVPKISKIPKAPEYMSGVINVRNHMVPLVDTRVKLGMKPTEFTIDTCVIIVEINANAQRLAVGILVDEVLEVIDLVKDEVRPAPKFETNEYERFIVGMFSIEANYAMILDLDQIFSVNEVIALESITQTQIENEKEQASGGKNTVAKGQKKSTNKN
- a CDS encoding sensor histidine kinase, whose product is MSNLSDQQLLDELNLRFEEKNRLLDEQKQFMADLKTVNEKLLQSEKLKSHFLSNIKNEINNPMTSIMGLLRMNLSDSVTTESAQKNTRLIYREASVLNFQMQNLFMAAELEAGVAYIDLKKFRCAEVVAEAISHVQSQMGDHQIDCVMDADVNQTILSDRNKLLVILSNLISNAHKFCDASSGRVTVALNKMEDHLLFLVSDNGVGISDEDRANIYDRFNQLDAGTTKNYGGHGLGLSIVHSLVDLLDGTMKIESQIGKGTVVSVILPIENASDVSPLFEEDFELFSDTNEEIF
- a CDS encoding CheR family methyltransferase gives rise to the protein MEKPSLKETITNPLSRKTLSQSEFLKLSEFITANYGIKLPDHKKVMVEGRLQKRLKELNLNSFAEYIDMVLGNEETVEVVHMINAVSTNKTDFFRESAHFDFMNEVVLPRLFEEKRASELKIWSSAASTGEEIYTIAIVMEEYMKRHSLTHRSYSVMGTDISVDALHTAVNGVYNMSRIANLSHYLKQTYFLKSKDPNKPIVRVKPELRAKTSFGRLNLMDEEYLLDDMYDIIFCRNVLIYFDRPNQDKVISRLVRRLRPGGYLFLGHSESLFKSEPSLKLIKPTIYQKSL
- a CDS encoding DUF5686 and carboxypeptidase regulatory-like domain-containing protein, with amino-acid sequence MIKKTFLPCLLSLIVIVSICTDAEAAIVSGKISNEEGEPLPYATLYIEGSTLGTTTNIEGKYAINIEPGDYYMVFQYVGYHKERIKISIKNTNLKLDVVLKAEALTLREVVVNATDEDPAYDIIRETIKRKKRFSEEINAYQCQVYMKGLQRLDERPAQILGVQIPIDTGIVYLSESVSELTFQRPDKVSERMISSKVSGSQSSFSFNQASQTLFSVYDNILTVDGLTERGFVSPLAKNAFFFYDYKLEGVISEGDHLINKIRVYPKRKADPTFEGYLYIIEDLWRVSSLELTLTKEHQMEFLDVLTVKQVHAPVADSTWVMFSQNFEFYLNTFGFKGSGYFSAIYSDYRVELNPTYYQKRENPSIQIDSTARPKKLKSFNKNDVKNEILKIEKGSNERNDEYWDKVRPIPLTAIEKKDYQIKGQFEQFKKTSVYKDSTDKIHNRITLGKLAYSGYRYHNSVKQYSLSTPALYQFIQYNTVEGILFNLRVKYSQQNNGNTIRDITPELRYGLASDHLYGQLKYKQYLNRSKFEELSIHGGHFVRQFNGDNPITPLINSISTMVFRNNYIKLYESTFMDLGYQQELLNGFFIKPRLLYAQRNELTNNTDYSWFFREKKDFTPNTPEKYLGTGLPI
- a CDS encoding chemotaxis protein CheW: MSSLLDNEVKEMVDLKTFLTFDLEGETFGVEVKKVVEIQEMTNITKIPNAPKHMAGVQNLRGKILPLIDTKVKFGLSPIVPTVDTCIIVIEMMVEGEKTLVGTLVDAVQEVVSVPADSIQSSRSIDAKFDLEYVSGMFKKDKKFIMLLNLDKVFSLEDYDFGTSNEMESKKSKQA